In Candidatus Hydrogenedentota bacterium, the sequence GCATATCGGATTGATAGACCCCCATGCCTTAAAAACTCACGCCCGAAGGGCCTAAAAAAGTTGAACGGAGCACAGATTGCTCCCTAAATAGTTACAGGAACTGTCTCAATATCGTTGTCAGACTCCGTTTGCGCTAAGGCTTCCTCTATTTTTTCATAACAAGAGTAGGGCGCCCGGACACGGCCCATAACGGGTCTTTCCTTTTTGATATCCCCATGGCAATCGCTGCCGCCTGTAAGGAGCAGTCCGCGCTCTTCCGCCAGCCCTTTAAGGCGGTGAATCATCGCTGTGGTGTGACTGATATGCCAGACTTCAATACCGTCGAAGGGCAGTCGGAGGAGTACGCCCAAGCGTTTGCGAAGGGTATAGCCCAGACCGGGGTGGGCTACAAAGGCGAGTCCGCCGGCGTCATGGATGACTTGGATAACCTTTTCCGCCGAGGGCAGCGTTTTGGGCACAAAAGCGGCACAGCCTCGGTTTAGATAACGGTCAAAAGCTTCTTGTACCCGACGAACCACACCCAATTCATGAAGTGCCACGGCTACGTGGATGCGACCGGGCTGTGCTAAATCTTCCAGATAAGGTTCCATCTGCGCACGGGATGCTACCTCCGCTTTATCAAGACGTTCCATGATTTGGACAGCACGATGAAGTCGTTCCTTGCTTGCTTCGTCGAGAAAGACGCCCAGTTGCGCGGCATTCGGAGCTATTCCCAAGCCGAGGATATGCATTTCATTGCTTTCGAACGAGGCGCTGATTTCCACGCCATTAAGATAACGCATACCGAGCGCTTCCGCTTTTTGTCGTGCTGCGCCGACGCCTTTGACCGTATCGTGATCGGTCAGTGCGACGGCGGCGGCACCACAATCGAAGGCACGTATCATCACTTGTTCCGGCGTGTCTGCGCCGTCCGAACAATCACTGTGCAGATGTAAATCAATCCAATCGTTCAAAGTTCTCCCTGCTCCGGGGAAGGGGCTGTTATTTCTATAGGCTTTTCGTCTTGTTGGACAATACGATTTAACAGGCCGGTAATAAAGCGCGCAGAATTATCATCACAGAAGAGCGCCGCGAGACGGTTCGCTTCTGAAAAGACAATAGCT encodes:
- a CDS encoding PHP domain-containing protein, with protein sequence MNDWIDLHLHSDCSDGADTPEQVMIRAFDCGAAAVALTDHDTVKGVGAARQKAEALGMRYLNGVEISASFESNEMHILGLGIAPNAAQLGVFLDEASKERLHRAVQIMERLDKAEVASRAQMEPYLEDLAQPGRIHVAVALHELGVVRRVQEAFDRYLNRGCAAFVPKTLPSAEKVIQVIHDAGGLAFVAHPGLGYTLRKRLGVLLRLPFDGIEVWHISHTTAMIHRLKGLAEERGLLLTGGSDCHGDIKKERPVMGRVRAPYSCYEKIEEALAQTESDNDIETVPVTI